One window of the Nitrospira sp. genome contains the following:
- a CDS encoding PilZ domain-containing protein: MAHVLQTRSTDRFPVTYPVVFGGAPFVGEGMLTDLSASGCAISCDRTVLSGSYVRLNVLMPDQSPSLAIDLAKIRWVRGYVFGVEFIRLPIRAHQQLDQVIWTRFLRSLGRPALS, translated from the coding sequence ATGGCTCACGTTCTCCAGACCCGCTCCACCGATCGCTTTCCCGTCACCTACCCCGTCGTATTTGGCGGGGCTCCTTTTGTAGGCGAAGGCATGTTGACGGACCTGTCCGCCTCCGGTTGCGCGATCTCGTGCGATCGCACCGTCCTCTCCGGCAGCTATGTGCGGCTCAATGTCTTGATGCCTGATCAGTCACCCTCTCTGGCGATTGATCTCGCGAAGATTCGCTGGGTGAGGGGCTATGTGTTCGGCGTTGAATTTATCCGCCTTCCCATACGCGCCCATCAGCAACTCGACCAGGTCATCTGGACCCGCTTCCTCCGCTCCCTTGGCCGTCCCGCGCTCTCCTGA
- a CDS encoding glucosidase encodes MASPRQSPPIPPPLLAEQQRLDEDAQRQRHWKRWGPYLSERAWGTVREDYSPHGTAWEAFPHDQARSRAYRWNEDGLAGICDRHQMICFAVALWNGHDPILKERLFGLTGNEGNHGEDVKEYYFYLDSTPTHSYMKYLYKYPQAAFPYARLVEENRRRKRQDPEFELVDSGVFDDNRYFDVFVEYAKATSEDLCIRIQVVNRGPEAAELTVLPTMWFRNTWSWGSDIRRPRLKQGEPGTHMSVIETNHDHYGKRRLLCEGQPTLLFTENDTNTRRLYGDQDGAKYVKDGFHDYVVAGEKDAVNPDQVGTKAAAHYACRLEPGTTKTIRLRFTNEERIPEFSAQEFDAVFTARLREANEFYDSLAPATLSEDARQVQRQAFAGLLWSKQFYHYEVNRWLKGDPGMPEPPRARLGGRNADWTHLYNADVISMPDKWEYPWYAAWDLAFHCIPLALVDPTFAKEQLVLMLREWYMHPNGQIPAYEWALGDVNPPVHAWAAWRVYKIDKKRHGVGDRRFLERCFHKLLLNFTWWVNRKDADGKNIFQGGFLGLDNIGVFDRSAPLPTGGHIEQSDATSWMGMYCLNMLTMALELARDNRAYEDVASKFFEHFVYICRAMNNIGGEKIELWDREDGFFYDVLHLPNGETRHMKVRSMVGLIPLFAVETLDSELIDSLPRFKHRMQWFIENRPDFSQHLETQSHDGGVRRFLSLVNRDRLRSVLGYMLDEQEFLSPYGIRALSRYHKDHPYILNVMGQEHRVDYEPAESSIGLFGGNSNWRGPIWFPVNYLLIESLQKFHYFLGDQYKVEYPTGSGHQATLWQVAEEVSRRLIHIFLKDASGKRPVLGGTSRFNDDPHWKNHVPFYEYFHGDNGAGIGASHQTGWTGLVAKLIQQSGE; translated from the coding sequence ATGGCCTCTCCTCGTCAGTCTCCGCCTATCCCCCCCCCGCTCCTCGCTGAGCAGCAGCGCCTTGATGAAGACGCCCAGCGTCAACGCCATTGGAAACGCTGGGGCCCGTATTTGAGTGAACGGGCCTGGGGCACCGTACGCGAAGACTACAGTCCGCACGGCACCGCGTGGGAGGCCTTCCCGCACGATCAGGCCAGATCACGGGCGTACCGCTGGAACGAGGACGGGCTCGCCGGTATCTGCGATCGTCACCAGATGATCTGCTTTGCCGTCGCCCTCTGGAACGGACACGATCCCATTTTGAAGGAACGCCTCTTCGGCCTCACCGGCAATGAAGGCAACCACGGTGAAGATGTCAAAGAGTACTACTTCTATCTCGATTCCACGCCGACGCATTCCTACATGAAATATCTCTACAAGTATCCGCAGGCAGCCTTTCCCTATGCCCGGCTCGTGGAAGAGAATCGCCGGAGAAAACGCCAGGACCCCGAATTTGAGTTGGTCGATAGCGGGGTTTTTGACGACAACCGCTACTTCGACGTATTCGTGGAATATGCCAAGGCGACCTCGGAAGATCTCTGCATCAGGATCCAGGTCGTCAATCGAGGCCCTGAGGCGGCAGAACTCACCGTGCTGCCGACGATGTGGTTTCGCAACACCTGGTCTTGGGGGTCCGATATCCGGCGCCCGCGGCTGAAACAGGGCGAGCCGGGCACTCACATGAGCGTCATCGAGACGAATCACGACCACTATGGCAAACGACGATTACTCTGTGAGGGGCAGCCAACGCTCCTCTTCACGGAGAACGACACGAATACCCGGCGGCTCTATGGCGACCAAGATGGCGCCAAGTACGTGAAAGACGGCTTCCACGACTATGTGGTGGCGGGAGAAAAAGATGCGGTCAATCCGGATCAGGTCGGCACGAAGGCCGCCGCCCACTATGCGTGTAGGCTGGAACCCGGTACGACCAAAACGATCCGCTTGCGATTCACGAATGAAGAACGGATTCCGGAATTCTCCGCGCAAGAATTCGATGCGGTGTTTACCGCACGCCTTCGAGAAGCCAATGAGTTCTACGACAGCCTCGCGCCGGCCACGCTCTCAGAAGATGCTCGCCAGGTGCAGCGCCAGGCGTTCGCCGGTCTGCTCTGGAGTAAACAGTTCTATCATTATGAGGTCAATCGTTGGCTCAAAGGCGACCCCGGTATGCCAGAACCTCCCCGCGCGCGTCTCGGGGGCCGCAACGCCGACTGGACACATCTCTACAACGCCGACGTGATCTCGATGCCGGACAAGTGGGAGTATCCCTGGTATGCCGCGTGGGATCTGGCCTTCCATTGCATCCCGCTCGCGCTCGTCGACCCGACCTTTGCCAAAGAACAACTCGTGCTGATGCTGCGTGAATGGTACATGCATCCCAACGGACAGATTCCGGCCTACGAGTGGGCCCTGGGCGACGTGAATCCACCGGTTCATGCCTGGGCTGCCTGGCGGGTCTACAAAATCGACAAGAAACGCCACGGCGTCGGCGACCGGCGTTTCTTGGAGCGCTGCTTTCACAAGCTGCTGCTGAACTTCACCTGGTGGGTCAATCGCAAAGATGCCGACGGGAAGAACATCTTCCAAGGCGGGTTCCTGGGGCTCGACAATATCGGCGTATTCGATCGCAGCGCCCCGCTGCCGACCGGCGGCCATATCGAGCAATCGGATGCCACCAGCTGGATGGGCATGTATTGCCTGAACATGCTGACCATGGCCTTGGAGCTCGCCCGGGACAACCGCGCCTACGAAGACGTGGCCAGCAAATTCTTCGAACACTTTGTCTATATCTGCCGGGCCATGAACAACATCGGCGGGGAAAAGATCGAACTCTGGGATCGTGAAGACGGATTCTTTTACGACGTGCTGCATCTGCCGAACGGTGAGACGAGACACATGAAGGTCCGTTCCATGGTCGGGCTGATTCCGCTCTTCGCAGTCGAGACGCTCGACTCGGAATTGATCGACAGCCTCCCGCGCTTCAAACACCGGATGCAGTGGTTCATCGAGAACCGGCCGGATTTTTCGCAACATCTGGAGACGCAGTCCCATGATGGGGGCGTCCGGCGCTTTCTTTCACTGGTGAACCGCGACCGGTTGCGTTCCGTGCTCGGCTACATGCTCGACGAACAGGAATTTCTCTCGCCCTACGGCATCCGCGCCCTCTCGCGCTATCACAAGGACCACCCCTACATTCTCAACGTGATGGGCCAGGAGCATCGGGTGGACTACGAACCGGCAGAGTCGAGCATTGGACTCTTTGGTGGCAATTCCAACTGGCGCGGACCGATCTGGTTCCCCGTCAACTACCTCCTGATCGAATCCCTGCAGAAGTTTCATTACTTCCTCGGCGACCAGTACAAGGTGGAGTACCCGACCGGTTCCGGCCATCAGGCCACACTCTGGCAAGTGGCGGAAGAAGTGTCCCGACGACTCATCCACATTTTTCTGAAAGATGCCTCCGGGAAAAGGCCGGTGCTCGGCGGAACATCGCGATTCAACGACGACCCGCACTGGAAGAATCACGTGCCCTTCTATGAATATTTTCATGGCGACAACGGCGCCGGCATCGGCGCAAGCCACCAGACGGGATGGACGGGATTGGTCGCGAAATTGATCCAGCAGTCGGGAGAATGA
- a CDS encoding amylo-alpha-1,6-glucosidase, with protein MKKLSADNEEPDVKISAQDCQNLDRALSLEWLETNGRGGFSSGTVAGANTRRYHALLLTARKPPSDRFVLVNQVEEWLDLDGQSFPLSTNCYSDTVHPSGYQFCTGFTADPWPTWTFECRNTTVQREIFTVHGRDLVIVRWRLLGKKKQRAILRVRPKLSGRDYHATHHENGRLSTESSIEAGTVTWQPYTDLPPIRALHSGEYRHAPEWYRQVEFSVEQQRGLDHREDWWSPGEFTFSPTPGSTETLAFTSEVFDGLDVPALTKRERARRTRLMQAAPTADPLAGTLWRATDAYLSERGDRQTVIAGYPWFTDWGRDTFISLPGLCLVTGRLEVAWQIIAAFAGHVSEGMIPNRFPDAGEQPEYNTIDAALWFIHAIDRYFAASQDNSRIRGTAWPAIKQILDGYRRGTRYGIRMDDDGLITGGIPGAQLTWMDAKIGDWVVTPRHGKPVEIQALWVHALGVGETLARLFGEASYADQCHADRQRAVATFQQRFWYEQGGYLYDVIDGPEGNDTSLRPNQLYAISLGNALVPRDRAQHILRLVKKQLVTPVGLRTLSPDDPRYRPRYEGGVLERDSAYHRGTVWPFLLGPLVTAWIKSFGRNAKSRSEARGFLNGLEAHLGEGCLGQVSEIFDAEAPHHPRGCFAQAWSVAEPLRALIEDFGTPNTIRQRHVSPPPVTPQTNRSTKALKKPGTKARSTRQAK; from the coding sequence ATGAAGAAGCTGAGCGCTGACAACGAGGAGCCTGATGTGAAAATCAGCGCCCAAGATTGCCAGAACCTGGACCGCGCACTCAGTCTCGAATGGCTCGAGACGAACGGGCGTGGCGGATTCTCGTCCGGCACCGTCGCCGGTGCCAACACTCGCCGGTATCACGCCCTCTTACTGACTGCGCGCAAGCCGCCGAGCGACCGGTTCGTGCTGGTGAATCAGGTAGAAGAATGGCTCGATCTCGATGGGCAATCCTTCCCGCTCTCCACCAATTGCTATTCTGATACTGTCCATCCGTCCGGCTATCAGTTCTGTACAGGGTTTACTGCCGATCCCTGGCCAACCTGGACATTCGAGTGCCGCAACACAACCGTCCAACGTGAGATCTTCACGGTCCATGGACGTGATCTCGTCATCGTTCGATGGAGATTGCTTGGCAAGAAGAAGCAGCGAGCGATTCTCCGCGTAAGGCCGAAGCTCAGCGGGCGCGACTACCACGCGACGCATCACGAGAATGGAAGGCTATCGACGGAATCTTCGATCGAAGCAGGGACCGTCACCTGGCAGCCCTATACCGATCTCCCTCCTATACGAGCGCTTCATTCCGGCGAGTATCGCCATGCCCCCGAGTGGTATCGACAAGTCGAATTCTCCGTCGAGCAACAACGCGGACTCGACCATAGGGAAGATTGGTGGTCGCCGGGAGAGTTCACGTTCAGCCCCACACCGGGATCAACCGAGACCTTGGCCTTCACCAGCGAGGTCTTCGACGGGCTCGATGTCCCTGCCCTTACCAAGCGTGAGCGAGCGCGTCGGACCCGGCTCATGCAAGCTGCCCCGACCGCCGATCCTCTGGCCGGCACACTCTGGCGTGCCACGGACGCCTATCTGTCCGAACGAGGCGATCGGCAGACAGTGATCGCCGGCTATCCCTGGTTCACTGATTGGGGGCGGGATACCTTCATCTCGTTGCCGGGGCTCTGTCTCGTGACCGGTCGATTGGAGGTCGCCTGGCAGATCATCGCGGCGTTTGCCGGCCACGTCTCAGAAGGCATGATCCCGAATCGCTTTCCCGACGCCGGCGAGCAGCCGGAGTACAACACGATCGACGCGGCACTCTGGTTCATCCATGCCATTGATCGCTACTTCGCTGCGTCCCAGGATAACTCTCGTATTCGCGGCACGGCCTGGCCGGCCATCAAACAGATTCTCGATGGCTATCGGCGCGGCACACGTTACGGAATTCGAATGGATGACGACGGCTTGATCACCGGGGGAATTCCCGGTGCCCAGTTGACCTGGATGGATGCCAAAATCGGTGACTGGGTCGTCACGCCGCGGCATGGGAAACCGGTAGAGATTCAAGCCTTATGGGTGCACGCCTTGGGTGTCGGAGAAACCCTCGCCCGTCTGTTCGGCGAGGCATCGTACGCCGATCAATGCCACGCTGACCGGCAACGAGCCGTAGCCACATTCCAACAGCGCTTCTGGTACGAACAAGGCGGCTACCTGTATGACGTCATCGACGGACCGGAAGGCAACGACACCTCCTTGAGGCCCAATCAGCTCTACGCCATCTCCCTGGGGAACGCCCTGGTCCCGCGCGATCGTGCGCAACACATCCTCCGGCTCGTGAAGAAACAGCTCGTCACTCCGGTCGGACTTCGCACGTTGTCACCGGACGATCCGCGCTATCGTCCCCGTTATGAAGGAGGCGTGCTGGAACGAGACAGCGCCTATCATCGAGGCACGGTCTGGCCGTTCCTCCTGGGCCCGCTGGTGACGGCCTGGATCAAGAGTTTCGGACGGAATGCCAAATCGCGATCAGAAGCAAGAGGATTTTTGAATGGCCTCGAAGCTCATCTCGGCGAGGGCTGCCTCGGACAAGTCTCCGAGATTTTTGATGCAGAGGCTCCGCATCATCCACGCGGGTGTTTTGCCCAGGCCTGGTCGGTTGCGGAGCCGTTGCGCGCACTGATCGAAGATTTCGGAACCCCGAACACCATCCGGCAACGACACGTTTCGCCCCCACCCGTCACTCCGCAGACAAACCGTTCGACCAAAGCACTGAAGAAGCCGGGCACAAAAGCCCGATCAACCCGCCAGGCTAAGTAA
- a CDS encoding lipocalin family protein, producing the protein MKSFALAGMTAIYMVLSACAGMKSIAPLPTASSVDLARYAGTWYEIARLPMWFQRHCVDSKAIYTSRSDGAVGVHNECVTESGGLDQIDGVATVVDPKTNARLTVVFDDFFARLFGSSREENYWIIDLDPDYRTSVVGTPDRRFLWILSRTPHIDDATYQRLVERARQLGFPVSNLILAKRPL; encoded by the coding sequence GTGAAATCTTTCGCACTCGCGGGCATGACTGCCATCTACATGGTGTTGTCGGCCTGCGCCGGCATGAAGTCTATAGCGCCGCTTCCGACGGCGTCGTCTGTGGATCTCGCCCGCTATGCTGGAACGTGGTACGAGATTGCGCGGCTGCCGATGTGGTTTCAACGGCATTGCGTCGATTCCAAAGCGATCTACACGAGTCGCTCTGACGGCGCGGTCGGGGTTCACAACGAATGTGTGACTGAGAGCGGCGGGCTCGACCAGATCGACGGTGTGGCGACGGTGGTCGATCCGAAGACCAACGCGCGGTTGACGGTGGTCTTTGACGACTTCTTTGCGCGATTGTTCGGCTCATCCCGCGAAGAGAACTATTGGATTATCGATCTCGATCCCGACTATCGCACCTCCGTGGTGGGCACGCCGGATCGGCGTTTTCTCTGGATTCTCTCGCGGACGCCTCACATAGATGATGCGACGTACCAACGGTTGGTCGAACGGGCCAGGCAGCTTGGCTTTCCCGTATCAAACCTGATTCTCGCCAAGCGCCCACTGTGA